CACCTTGAACTCTTCTCTGttgatgttgaaatgtttgtCCTTGAGCCTGAAAACCCTCCAAcgtcttcttctcttctttctcttccaggTGAGGTTAAGATGGTGGACCGGCTTGCGAACAGCGAGGCCAACTCCAAGCGCATTGCGGTTGTGGAGAGCTGCTTTGGCGCCGCGGGCCAGCCGCTGGCCATCCCGGGCCGCGTACTGATCGGCGAAGGCGTCCTGACTAAACTCTGCCGCAAGAAGCCCAAAGCGCGACAGTTCTTCCTCTTCAATGACATCCTGGTCTACGGCAACATCGTCATCCAGAAGAAGAAGTACAACAAGCAGCACATCATCCCACTAGAGAGCGTCACCATCGACACGGTGCCGGACGAGGGCGACCTACGCAATGGCTGGCTCATCAAGACGCCCACCAAATCCTTCGCCGTCTATGCCGCCACCGCCACCGAGAAGTCTGAGTGGATGAACCACATAGGGAAGTGTGTGGGAGACTTGCTGCAGAAGAGCGGTAAGGCTCCCACCGGCGAGCACGCCGCCGTCTGGGTGCCCGACTCGGAGGCGACGGTGTGCATGCGCTGCCAGAAGGTGAAGTTCACGCCGGTCAGCCGGCGCCACCACTGCAGGAAGTGTGGCTTCGTGGTGTGCGGGCCGTGCTCGGAGAAGAAGTACCTCCTGCCCAGCCAGTCGTCCAAGCCGGTCCGCGTCTGCGAGTACTGCTACGTGCAGCTGACGTCAGGAAGCCTCGCGCCGCGCTCAGACTCCATCAGTCGGCCggggtcaaagttcaccaaCCTGTCGGACGATGAGGACGAAGACGACAGCAGTGACTGAGGGACGCACCATCCTCCCGACGgcatgtccccccccccccccctcgccccCCGCCGTCGTCGAGGAGGAGAAACTCTGctgattctttttttcattttgattccttttgttttttcctcgCTCCACGCTCCGCCGTGAGGATTAATTCACTTCCTGTCTCCTTCTACAAACCAAAATAATTCCAGCAGGGATAAATATTTTCCTGAACACGGTGATTAAACGATGAAACGTGTGGAATTAACGAGGGTGAGCAGCAGAACTCTGGGAAAGACTGTTCATGGCTTCCTTCTGCTCGGTCCGCCTCTTCTCTCTTGACTCTTAATTAGGCTGCAATTAGTCACTACAGAACACAACGGTGCTAAACGAGAAACGTCCCTTCTGTCCTTCTCTTAAGTTAATTCCATctttgaggctttttttttttttttcctcccctccagagttttttctcttctgtccaTGAACTACACAAGGTGATTGCTTGTAATTTCTGCAGGGAAAATCAAATGTTTGGGCtctaatctttttttatctcCTCTGTCCTTCAGGTATTACACCAAACAgacatttgatatttttctgcCCTACTTTGAAACACGTTGGAGATTTtcatgaataacaaaaaatgtAGAAACTAAGCTAAACTCAGAGCTTTTTTCTAGTTGACCTAATATACTGTAGTTGCTTCTGACAAATCAGCtaaagtgagtgtgtttgtcGCTTGCTAACACACTTTCCtcagcagcccccccccccccccccccccaaaaaaaaaactaactctACCTTTTGCCTTTACTGTCACGTAGTGccttgtagaaaaaaaaaatcaagcttAGCCtccagtaaagaaaaaaaaggttatttgcTAATGAAAGAAGAGGGCAGTTCATGATAGGTTGACTCTGAAACACATTACACAGGATGgacttgtttggttttgtgCTCGTGTGCTGCAAAacaggaggagcagagaggtCAGCGACCAGCCGACAGACGGACAGGAAGGCTTCCATTTggaccttcttttttttttcttggggaAGTTTTTCCAAGCGTTCGTCATTGACACTCAAATTAGAATATGTTTGAGTTGTTAAAAAGCCCAGgtgctggtttttttttttccagatttagCTGCTAATGTTTTAGGTATTTTATTTCCATTACAGGAACTAACAACCTGTAACTTTAAGATCCTGTAAAGCTTTGGTGCTGCTGCGGTTTTTTTAGAAACCACGACTTTCATCGTCgccttttaaaatgttttggaaaatgTGGTTCGTTATTCCCCCGAATCCCAAGATGAGTCAGTCCACAACCCCAAAAATAtgtagtttactatcatagaagactaaataaaccaggaaatattcacatttgagaagctggaatcagcctaatttgggcttttttttttcttaaacaactcaaaatgattaattgattattaagaAGTAGGCGTCACAGGATAAGTGGCTCTAAAACAGACGATCTTTTACGTGTAATCTCTTTTTGAAACTTCATTATCTTTAAATGAAGTGAAGCAGATGGTCGACAGAGTGGATGAGAGAGTGACGGAGACCGACTCCAGACCAAACATCCCTCAGGACCAATCGGCTGCCAgctcgctctccctctctctctctctctctctctctctctctctctctcctcaatCAGAAGATGAAGATCAGCTGGAGAACAGACTGCAGGATGACGCTGTGCAATCATTTCTAagcttttttaatttcagagaaAGTCAAACAGTGAGATGCAGCTGTtggaaacattcaaaaattagTTGAAAATAACCGAAAGTTGGTGGGAAATGAAACTTAATAGCTGACTCCCCAACACTCCCACACTGTGCAAACAGACTAGAGTTTACACAGATACACCAATAAATAACAAGGCAGTAAAGCACTCTTCTTCTTCGCAGCGTTTAGTTCAACAGGTTTGATTTGGCGTTTAGTTTCAGTGCCACCACTGGAGCAGCGAGTTAGTTCCAGGAACGTACCAGTGGAAACGATGTCTACACGTCAAGTAGCGGGTTTTTAAGTTCCTCTAATGGAAAAGGCTGAAATAGAGAAGGTGGAGGAAGAGTTTGAagttttctctttgtctccttttttttttaaaaccaatcATGATGATAAAAGTCGTCTAAACGCttcacagagagcagagagcagcattGTTCAACACTTGgcttgaatgaatgaaatgcaaTAATCAGGAAGTATTTCGGGgacctgttttctgttttcatttgcagtcaCATGATTATCTGTTgcatcacagtgtgtgtgtgtgtgtgtgtgtgtgtgtgtgtgtgtgtgtgtgtgtgtgtgtgtgtgtgtgtgtaatccctCCTGCAGCGTAGTTGAAGTGGTTTactggaatgaaaaaaaaaaaagtcaggaaaTCAGTGCCACGCTGTCTTCCTGTCAGTGACTCTTCCTTGTGCTGCTACGAGGTCAGAGGACGACGCCGTGtcgcaaaacaaacacacacacacgccgccccccccgcccccctcccccctcctcccggCTGCTGGAGTTGTGTAACCTCACAGGAACACAAACTAACATGGCCgtccttccttttcttcttttaccaCAACtttcccattaaaaaaaaaaaaaaaaaggcccagTCTGCTATCTGATCATGTGACATATATGTGACCCAAGTCATGTGATCAGTCCCTGAAGCGGGAACAGAAAAAGGGGAATAATGACGAGCTACCTGCTACCACAGCTGGCAGAGAATTCAGGTTACTCTCACAGATGTTCATGTCATCAGTTTCTCGTCTGAAGAGTTTCATTCCTTTTAAAGaggcgggtttttttttttttttttaaataatttgcagGCAGAAGTGACTCATcacactgttgaaaaaaaaaaaaaggaaaaatacttGACCTATATTCCTAAAGTTTAAAAGTATTTTCTTAAAGCTGGTGTAGGCAGTTtctggaaaacacaaaaaaacgcCAGAATTTGAaaatcctcctcttcctcctcctgcagcagcagcagcagatctccctcctccttcccctccgAGTCCCAGAGcgaccagcagcagcacagcgtctcttttttttttttttcttctctccttctgcagTTCATGCTGTCCCATCACTTCCTGCCCAACAGTATCTCACTGCTCATCTGGCCTCCAaactctctgttttctctgcctGGTGGAAGCAGCACAATCAGCTGgatctttttctttaattttctagatttatttctaaaataaattTCCCAGCCAGGCTTTAAGAATTAGAACTCTTTTTATTCTACTTATAACTTACTTTACACCCAGTAACAGATGAAAATAGAGCTCTAAGTACAGTCGGTTCCTTCTAACTGAGACCCGATCCAGGTACAAAGATCCTGTCGTATCGCTGCAGATCTCATGTCTATCAGTGAGTCAGAAGAgcgacacacacaaacatcggCAGCATCTGTCACCAGAACATTCACTGCCTGCTTACTGCATCTTAAAAACAGTCGGTCAGACTGTAAACAGCCTGCATTAAAACAGCACGAGGGACTGCAGGCGCTCACAAACTGCAAAACACAGTTTATATTCCTCTGAGACGGGATTTCACAATTCTGGAAagtttttacatcattttgtcatgtgattgattagttgttcggtttataaaatgtttgaaaatgttaatttctgtttccccacaacccaaagatattcagtttactgtcagagagactaaagaaaccagtaaatattcacatttaagaagctggaatcagagaatttggacaaaTCGACCAATTATTGCAGCTCTGATGTGCATCACTTGCTTTTATTTGATTGGTCggtgcagcagctgctggatgACGTATCGTTCCGTGTTGTTTTTCCACACTGCGTATTTCtacattaaaggtgcagtgtgtagaatttagtggtgTCTGGCAggacagacttggcagaaatgaaatgttttaattagtgtgtaatcacctgaaaataagaatcattgtgttttcgttactgtagaatgagtcctttatatctacagagagAGCAgatcctcttccacagagccgcCATGTTGCTACGGTAGCCCAGaagggacaaaccaaacactggctctagagagaggCCACCGACTGTCCTCAATCAACTGAAGGAGGCGCCTGCAGTCCCTCGTTATTGTTTACACGTGTGCTGCTATGAACTAGATGCGTTTTGATCGACACTGATATAAAATCAATGTAGTCGCAttcgtcaaaaaaaaaaaacagacttgaagcATTAAAATAAGCTTCAGGTTGCGGATGCGTGTTGACGTAGATTAAAATGTGAGAGCGTCTGTTCCGTCAGTCGATTAACGGCCttcagagtgtgtgagtgagtgagtgagtgagtgagtgagtgagtgagtgagtgagtgagtgagtgagtgtgtgtgtgagtgtgtgtgtgtgagtgtgtgagcggAGTGTGAACTGTGAACACGGCGGCTCATTAACTGTCTGAACATcacgccgccgccgctgccTGTCGGAGTCGCTGCTGCTCTCGCTccatttgcttttgtttgatcACATTTGGGATCAAGTTTAATTAGCTGAAAGCTTGTTTCTGACCCCGTCTGACCGTCCTTCAGTCTCTTTCGGATCaactctctttttttatatcttttgtgGGAAACTAATTAATATAAGCAGGGTGTGAGACGGTTTCCACAGATTATTTTAAAGCGAAGTCTTCAGACTTTTTCCACACGTTTGTCTCTGAGTTAAACCAACTAACTGAAGGCCAGTTCAGGTGAGGAAGTTTAATGATCTGAGAGTGTATTTCTGAACACGTCTGACTGCCTTCAGTCCCGTTCTGGATCGAATCTCTTCTTTGTCAGAAACTGATTAACCTTCCTTTTTTCTTCGCCTCAGTTAAAACAGACTAATGAACAGAGCAGAGGTCAGGTTTTTTTGGAATGAAACTCTTCAGAGGAGCACGTCTTTATAAATCTTATTTCTCTACCTGAGATCAAACAAGGAGCTCCGTCTTTACCAGGTGACTCTTCTACATTCAGACCACAGACAGTAAAAGCATTACGTTAGTTTCTGACCAGGTTTTAGCGCCGCGACGCCTCGTCTGAACTGCAACAGAACAGGGAGAAGAAAgggatctttttctttttttatgtctttttttgatttatttttttgctgtttaacGTCTGCGTTGCTGCAAATAGCTAAACCTAAAGTGATTAGAGGAATGAAGATGTTTAATGATCACTAATCAGCTGTCCTTTATATTTACTCCGCTGTGGCCGACGTGCGGACGGAGGAGACGACTTCCTGAAGCACAGCCTCAGGTTTGCTGTGGATTGCACTTAACAAAGTTGGCACATGGACTTTGATCCAGGTTGAGTTGTTACCACATACTGTCAGATCCACACTGACTCAGTTGgatgttttataaaaaaaaatgaatcttcATGTTTTAATCCTGTtgatttttgtacatttgtacagatttgttttggggttgtttgtttgttgttttttttgttgttgttgtacagtTATGATCAGTTCTGAAATGACGCTGTTTCAGGTCTCCCTGTGTTTCAGCCCTTTTTCTTCCTCCCGTCTGGTTTTTCTCACCTCAAAAATGAATCTTCATGCAGCAGCCAGAACATCAGGCGGATTTGTGAAGCTTGTTGTGAACAGCTGGACACATCTGTGTGGCATCAAACCGTCAGTCAGAGACGCTTCGTTTACTcaaaatactaaataaactcCAGATGTCGGTTTGATTTGACACATCGGAGgtgtgaatatttaattttcCTGCTACGTCATCCAGCTGTTTGGTGGACACGCGGCTCTCTTCTGGCTGATGTTTGGAGTTCAAGCTTTTGATTACAGCTTTGATTAGAAGAATGAGTCACGTAAACAAATCTAATGTCTCATCATTTAGATTTTAATTGTCATTTGGAGgattgaaaaaaacaattagCTGTGTGGTAAACTGCTGCTGATGAGGTCACatcaaaacaaaaggaaataaaaagcttttcctcttctctcttaaATGTTTGGagtctttttggctttttgttgAGTTTGATGGTGAGAGAAACCGACGAGGAGCCTCCTGAGACAGCTGAAGGACATCAGTGTGCGTCTCATACATCTGTAACGTTCTCAGTGGCTGTTTGATggtgtcatttttatttcttaggtttttttttttgtttttgttattttgattctttttaaaaagaaaaaaaaaagggcttcaATCAGAATGTAACCCAGCATATCATTGTTTAATACTAATTCCTTCAGAAACCTTtaagtatatattatatataaataatgtattgCTTAAAGTTGGCTTGTTGTCGTGTCTTGTCTTCATTCGGCTCTTCTGGAGTCTAGAAACTTTTAAAGGTGTATTTCTACTCATGTTTCTGATCTTTAGTAGCTCTGTGAAGCAGCTTTTACCTCCtcgctgcagcagcagcagtttttgGTTCATTTCTGCCTGATTATACATCAATTTAACGGTTAATAACTTGTCATATAAACATCAAAGAACGACAGTTAATGGTTTAAATCCAAGAAGACACTCGCACCATTAAATTTATCAACATAAATTACTGAATGTATTCATCTTCATGAAAATACAGGacattgaaaacacttttttcttctgaaaaaataaaaaaaacttgattttgtACTGAACTG
This sequence is a window from Thunnus thynnus chromosome 10, fThuThy2.1, whole genome shotgun sequence. Protein-coding genes within it:
- the plekhf2 gene encoding pleckstrin homology domain-containing family F member 2; translation: MVDRLANSEANSKRIAVVESCFGAAGQPLAIPGRVLIGEGVLTKLCRKKPKARQFFLFNDILVYGNIVIQKKKYNKQHIIPLESVTIDTVPDEGDLRNGWLIKTPTKSFAVYAATATEKSEWMNHIGKCVGDLLQKSGKAPTGEHAAVWVPDSEATVCMRCQKVKFTPVSRRHHCRKCGFVVCGPCSEKKYLLPSQSSKPVRVCEYCYVQLTSGSLAPRSDSISRPGSKFTNLSDDEDEDDSSD